From Rhodanobacteraceae bacterium, the proteins below share one genomic window:
- a CDS encoding Transcriptional regulator, LacI family, giving the protein MKRANISDVARVAKTSRKTVSRVLNNEPNVSDSTRQQVLDAMAALKYRPLTSARSLATNRSFTVGLLYDNRSPSYIMAVQAGVLEACEAQHYSMTVQPLVSTSPDFVERVDDILTRHRPDGLILTPPITDHAALLKSLRKNGVPFASISPRHPENQVGVILREREAAAAMVAHLVSLGHTRIAHIVGDLEHGAGVWRLAGYRDGMQRAGLKENPAYVAQGRFSFESGVDAARQLLALKQRPTAIFAGDDDMATGTIWAACEAGLSVPGDISVCGFDDTNIATQVWPPLTTIHQPVHEMARRATEELLRLVLGKGQAAMAELDYEICIRASTGPRP; this is encoded by the coding sequence ATGAAGCGCGCCAACATCAGCGACGTGGCCCGCGTGGCGAAGACTTCGCGCAAGACCGTCTCGCGCGTGCTCAACAACGAGCCGAACGTCAGCGATTCCACGCGCCAGCAGGTGCTGGATGCGATGGCCGCGCTCAAGTATCGCCCGCTCACCTCGGCGCGCAGCCTCGCGACCAATCGTTCCTTCACGGTCGGCCTGTTGTACGACAACCGTTCGCCCAGCTACATCATGGCCGTGCAGGCCGGCGTGCTGGAGGCGTGCGAAGCGCAGCACTACAGCATGACGGTGCAGCCGCTGGTTTCCACGTCGCCCGATTTCGTCGAACGCGTGGACGACATCCTGACGCGGCACCGTCCCGATGGTTTGATCCTGACACCGCCGATCACCGACCACGCGGCGCTGCTGAAGAGCCTGCGCAAGAACGGCGTGCCGTTCGCCTCGATTTCCCCGCGCCATCCGGAAAACCAGGTCGGCGTGATCCTGCGCGAACGCGAGGCCGCGGCCGCGATGGTGGCCCACCTGGTTTCGCTGGGCCACACGCGCATCGCGCACATCGTCGGCGACCTCGAACACGGCGCCGGCGTGTGGCGCCTGGCCGGTTATCGCGACGGCATGCAGCGCGCCGGCCTGAAAGAAAACCCGGCCTACGTGGCGCAGGGCCGGTTCTCGTTCGAATCCGGCGTCGACGCCGCGCGCCAATTGCTGGCGTTGAAGCAGCGGCCCACTGCCATTTTCGCGGGCGACGACGACATGGCCACCGGCACCATCTGGGCTGCATGCGAGGCAGGACTGTCGGTGCCCGGCGACATCTCCGTGTGCGGCTTCGACGACACCAACATCGCGACCCAGGTATGGCCGCCGCTGACGACCATCCACCAGCCGGTGCACGAAATGGCCCGCCGCGCCACCGAGGAATTGCTGCGGCTGGTGCTGGGAAAAGGGCAGGCGGCCATGGCCGAACTCGATTACGAAATCTGCATCCGTGCTTCGACGGGACCGCGGCCGTAG
- a CDS encoding Arylamine N-acetyltransferase, protein MQQAPPTESIDLPAYLERIGLRQPVAPNLQTLRAIIAAHVAAIPFENLDPFLGISPALDIASVQRKLVHDGRGGYCFEQNRLLSDALRAIGFGVTDLAARVLWGQPEDAITARTHMLLRVEADGKSWLADVGFGGNTPTAPLEFVPDIEQVTPHEPFRLIRRDDSDWRLQLFAADAWQTLYRFDLQPQFPADYRVSNYWTSTNPNSHFVTGLTAARAPACRRLTLRNRQFAEHTAGGTTIKRTLATVAEIRAVLQENFLIRLPEDTKLAGMLGGLPESPFQ, encoded by the coding sequence ATGCAACAAGCACCACCCACCGAATCCATCGACCTCCCGGCCTACCTCGAACGCATCGGCCTGCGCCAACCCGTCGCCCCCAACCTGCAAACCCTGCGCGCCATCATCGCCGCGCACGTCGCCGCGATCCCGTTCGAAAACCTCGACCCGTTCCTCGGCATCTCCCCCGCCCTGGACATCGCATCCGTGCAGCGGAAACTGGTGCACGATGGCCGCGGCGGTTACTGCTTCGAACAGAACCGTCTGCTGAGCGACGCCCTGCGCGCGATCGGCTTCGGGGTCACCGACCTCGCCGCGCGCGTGCTGTGGGGACAACCCGAAGATGCGATCACCGCGCGCACCCACATGCTGCTGCGCGTCGAAGCCGACGGAAAATCATGGCTGGCCGACGTCGGTTTCGGCGGCAACACGCCCACCGCCCCACTCGAATTCGTGCCCGACATCGAACAGGTCACGCCGCACGAACCCTTCCGCCTGATCCGCCGCGACGACAGCGACTGGCGGCTGCAACTGTTCGCGGCCGATGCGTGGCAGACGCTGTACCGCTTCGACCTGCAACCACAATTCCCGGCCGACTACCGCGTTAGCAACTACTGGACATCCACCAACCCCAATTCGCACTTCGTCACCGGCCTCACCGCCGCCCGCGCTCCGGCCTGCCGCAGGCTCACGCTCCGCAACCGACAGTTCGCCGAGCATACCGCCGGCGGCACGACCATAAAGCGAACCCTCGCCACCGTCGCGGAAATTCGCGCGGTGCTGCAAGAAAACTTCCTGATCCGGTTGCCCGAAGATACAAAACTCGCCGGGATGCTCGGCGGACTACCAGAATCCCCGTTCCAATGA